From the Colletotrichum lupini chromosome 1, complete sequence genome, the window ggggatattcgatacggttattttaataacggatatagcctctttttattatccttcTGCGACTAGTCGccgcccttttactaatttaacgattatagtttattaacctCGTAGGCTATATTGCGTgctctcttaattaagaccttataacaaattagatcgtcctatagctaaaatagtaatctaaaaaagaattagtatacttctactttcgaattttttatattttttatacctaagttataatagatcgctaactacttagcgaggaactaagtaggggtctagcccttttttagccTCTTCGTCCTTAGCTCTTTACGGTATTCCCGTTCTTAAGTCTCGgggtttacgtattattagcgaataaacgctaagaagtTACCCTAGGAGAGGGGATCTTAGAGGCTCTTTTTGTAATTAtgctattacgtttatagcAATAGGGATATCttaaatagggcctatttaatatattattttatagtgCTTTTTACGCGAAGCTTATTACCTActtctatagtaataatctagtctACTACCTAAGCACTCGTAAACTCTTTTCTAatcggtttataattatagaaaggaggctttttatattcttattaacctagaTACGTCGCTAGCCGCTCGGTAAGCTATTAGACGAGCTCTTCGTATTAACGCCGTTCTTAGTTTCGatctttaactattatttttatcgttttataaaagtaggttattattaggcctatGGGGTTTACtgaactagctattttagtactacccgcgcctttatatataccttaaCCTCGTACGTCTAGCGatcggttattaataaacgccccgtttataaCGGATAGGGTCTTTGGGGTGTTAACGGGGTGACTAGCCCGTGAGGGTAATCTGCCCCGATTATCTTCTTTGTCTAGCTCTTCCGTAGACGCTAGTATTCGGGTAGGACTCGCCCTATAGTAGGCTCGTTCTCCTAGACGGaatagggttaagtagtcGACTCCGGATAACTATAGCTCGTCGGCGCTAAcggctctttattaacgactaggcgttattttattagcgttccgttcgtttccgtaatttattattacctatactaattactccGTAGAGGTAGAagttttagaattataagagattaggctataagtacttaactagcgaggctataatataggtatgggtatattataagactaaagcttatagagtccttcgtaagggctctgcttCTTAGAAAGTTCTTTTgtaataagatccgtataccggttactaagttatcggcgtcctatcgccggccgtatcccgaatctattacagataaatattttattatattacttagcccctaaatatcttagtattctcgccccttaaaatatattactataataagcttataaattacggcctctagcttaacttagtactaattaaaaaatagaactttttttattattatttttaagcccgagtataagcgcttataaaatagaatatatatactaattaaaaagtaataaggctatattttattaatatataatagcccctatttaataaatttattattatagcgtagcttataaatattttacgagtactattataagagcttttatttttaaaagtttttaaaataccccaagattataatattattacttttaaaaagttaaaagaCCTTAGgaagtattaaaagctttaagtACGAAGTAAGGGCGAGGTTAATTACgattctattatttataagttaatattaataaagtaaataagtaattaaatacttaaaacGTAGCCCTagctaatacttagttagttattaagttactaaaggcttaagtataattatataagctaattacaaaggtaaaagtacggtaagatttaaataagtaatttatataaattaaggttattataaaagtaaagagtGAGGCTAAGGCTCGCTCGTAGCGCCTAATCGcagttttaatacttataattagtataaaaaagcttaatttattaatatatatttagaattttaaatttagtagcgttatattactaataatcgaATTCGTAGTCATGAGGTCGAAAAATCGAAGTCTGGAAAATCGTCTAAATTGGGTAATCTGTCGTGGGGGGTGATCCGTCGTGTGGGGTGGGGTCTTATTCACCAAAGAGCAAGTGTTCAGTGCGCCTGTCAGCTTTTGCCCAACGCCGTGGTGCGGCGGCGTGCCGTGAGCCTGTCGCATACTGCGTACGCCTGGCCTAGGTGCGCGAGAACCCGCCCCCGGACTCGTGGACACGGGCCGTGGCAAAGGGTCGCCTCACGCCAAGGTCAAATGACTTGCATCCCTGCCACCCTGCTCTCCCAAGGGCCATGGGCCATGCCCCGCGCGATTGTGCCTACTGCAGAACCATGGCCGCGTCGCGAGACCGAGGGCTCCGGCTGGGCGAACCGCGAAGTCACGGGGAAGTAAGTCTGCCTACCGTCATCGACTGTGCCTGCACCTATCCGAACGAGTATCCAGACGGATACCAAGGTTGATTCAATGTGGCTTGGGCCAACCGTTCGCTTTTCCCTCGTTTCCCACCTTGCTGGTAAATACTCCATAGAGCTGTGTAGGTTTGTTCGTGATTAGGTATTTTGTCTTTCTTTTTGAGTTGGTCCACATTGTTGACTTTGAAGGTGTTGGCAAACCTAACGGCCGTTGATGAGTTGCTGCGCCGTGTCCTCAGCCCCAGGCTCTCACCCAGAAGCATGGGCTATTTGCCAAGATGCTCGCGAGCATTGTAGTTGCCGGTGGAGGTCTCGGCAAAAGGCAAATGGCAAAAAGAGGAAAAGCATACAAGTCCTATTGTCCCTTTGGATATGCCAGGCCTTGGCTGAGTAGCCTTTGAAGTATCTGTATCCGTAGTCTTTTGATGACGCTTATAGCGGAGCTCGCGGCTCACACGGCGATGCCAAGAAATGCCTTGAGCACCCAGTATCTGTATCGATCCCAGCCCCACACGCATCGTGACTTTGAACTTCAATAGTAGGTATGTCGATCGCCGCATTATTGCCAATGGGAGGGCCGTGATGCCAAGACGAGGAAGTTGGGCATTTGATCTTTGAGGTGGTCGTAGACTTTGCAGCGTTATGAGCCCGCACTGCCCCACTGTCGCAGAGATGCGCTGACATGGGATTCAGCTGAGTTGTGTGCGCTTGTGATCGACGCGATGATGCTCCAAGCCCCTCCATAAGCCGACAGAGGATTTAGCTCTGATGAATATGGACATGCTTGAGATTGCTTCTCGCATAGTGCACGCCAAAGGGGGTAAATGCAGTGTTGTTCGGTGCTCTCGAACTGGAAGCCTCTGACACGGCCTAAGCGGTTGATCCGATGTCGACATAGCCTTCAGGCTCATCCCGCGTCTGTTCGCCGACCTCAAGAATGGATACGGCAGCATGCTATCCGAAGTTTCCCTGTCTCGACTTTTGCCGAATGATATTGCACGGCCGTAGAAATTGTTCCAGAATTCTTCGTTGGAGCATGTTAGAGATCAGTGCAGTCTGCTTTGACGGTTGGCGATGGCTGACTGGTCAGTTTTCGAGGGCGAAGCTTCGGCAGCATAGGGGCGCAGTGGTCATGGTGATTGGAGCAAGCGAGAGGCCGGGTTTGTCGCGACCACTGGAATCCTTCTGCGGTATGATCAGCGAGCAAGAATAGAGGTACACATATTCCCTGACAGGTCTATATCGAACGAAGTCGAAGTATCGATTGGTGGAAGTTGCCCTTGTTTGTGTCATGGAAATAACATAGAGCAACAGTATTGTGACTCCATCAACGTGTCAGCCGCAAGCTGTGTTACCCAGGCATCGTTCTGTAAGAGGTTCATGGTGGCGCCCTCTGGATTGTTTGTTCCACCCAAGCACGCGAGTGAGCCAGCCCTCGCGGAGGTTACTGCAGTCTCTGGCAACGACTTGTCTTGGAGTGCAGCCTGACAGATCGACAGGAACAGACATGGGTAGCTGAGAGGCGATCCGCCCAGGTGTTATGTCGAGGATGAGTGAGCAATAGCAAGTGCAGCTGCGCTTAGGAATCGGGGTCCACGTGGATCTTGCTGCGACTAGCGGCTAGCGCGATGCGGGGGAGACGCCATAGACGCTGTCCGCTGAGGTTTGCCACTGGAAAAAAGAAGACGGAACATGTATAGATCTAGTACAGATCGATTGACAGCGGGTGTGGTATAACGGTACGAGATGGAGATGGAATGTGGTAGATCAGAAGAAAAAGGTGTCACCCATAGTGAATCTAACGAAAGGTTGAACAATGATTTCTAATGTCCAAGTCTTTAACGGTTCCATTGCTCCTTGGCCTCTCCTATTGTAAAAAGGGCAGGCGAAGAACTGCAAGTTTCCTTCGTGCCTTCCATTGCTTTCTGAATGTTGAAGTGGAAGGCTCCGGTATGTTGCAGTCTGTGTATTCGAATACTCAGTGCCCAAACTGCAGGCACGCTCGGTTTGGCGTGTCAAAGTCGGGTGCCTGTGGTGCCTGCCCCTTGAGGCACGCAAATGAAACCTGGACGGACCCATTGTGAGCAAATTACGTCACGCGTGTGTCTTTGGTACCTGAACAGACAGTGCCAACACAGTAGCTGTCCACCGAGATACGACAGTGCGATCACCGTGTTCCTGCAGAAAAAGTGGTGAGTCGCTGACTCTGATACCTGAGAATTCTGCACCGCACAAAACGCGCATCCCCAAAGAGGCAAAGGGCCACTCTGTTCAGCATTTCAAAGCAGCACAATTGCCGCGCTGTAATTACAAAAAAGTAGAGTCAAACACCGAATGATCAAGAAACCTAGGGGCCAAGGTAAAACCATCGTAGCGTTCTCGTAAATATTTCATCTTTGCCTGGCAACTGCAGTCTTTTTTTCCGGGAGTGCTGCATCAAAGGGACGTGGCATCAATCCATCGCGTCGGCATTCGTttggagaaaaaaaaaatctcGGACACCGAGCTTTGAAGCAAACTGAACATCGTCTGCCCAGGCTCATCTATCTGCTGTTCACTCGGCCTTTGATCACACCAATTTTCCTTACTTCTACGCTTATTTTTTTCTTCAGTCCTTCGTATCTATGCATCCCCCTCACGCATATCTCAAATAAGAGAAAAGACAAGGACGGGTATCTTACTAAAACCACCTGTAGCTTTCTCCGAAAGCTGGCCTGAGCTACTGCAAAACTCACACCTTGGTTTCAACTTTCGCGTCCAAGTCGCCCTCCCGTGAGCTCCCTCAACATTCCACTCAAGGCTGCCAACGCATCTACCATCCCTCCACACCGGCTCTATCATTCTCAATACAAAAAGGACGGCGGCGACAACAACTAGCAGGAACACCGGCCACTGAGCCATCGGTCCGTGACGATGGACGACGGAAGGCATCCTCGCATCACCACCTCATTTCTGCTCGCCAACTTGCACTGCCCATCATGCGTCTCTTCCATCCAGCAGGCTCTCCGCGAGTCCTCCAGTCACGATGTCATCTGGGTCTCACCAAACATTGTCACCTCCGTCGTCACCATTGAACACAGACACACGCCAACCCCCGATATCACCATCCGGTGCATGGCCAAGTCACTTCAAGATGCCGGCTTCGAGATTTGCGGTGTCACGACCACGGCTGCCACCGAATTCGACATGGACACCATCACCTTCACCCAGCCTGATTCTGGTGTCATGGACATCAACGCTGGCGCTCACAGCGGCGGCGCCCTCGATGGCCTGCTCTCCTTCGCTCCGAAGTGGTCTTCTGATTCACCCGAGGCCCAGCGGGAAGCCCACCTGCTCAACTGCAAGCAATGCCGTGATTCAGAGGATAGCGGTGCTTCAACCGCAGACCTATTAAACTCACACGTCAACAGTGTGCGCAGCTCGCTCTACAATGGTCTCGACAGTGTCACAGCAATGGCCTCAGGAGGCTCAAAATGGAGAGTCACGCTCTCTGTCGGTGGTATGACCTGCGCGTCCTGTGTCAATACTATCAGCGAGGAACTCAACAAGCAGGAGTGGATCGACAATGCCACTGTCAACCTGGTCACCAACAGTGCCACGGTTGATATCAGAGACAAGTCCAACGCATCAAAGGTTGCGGAGGCCATTGAAGACATGGGCTATGATGCCAGTCTTGACAGCGTTACggaatacgcagagcctggCGATGACTTCAGCGGAGACGAAAGCGACGAAAAGAAATGGCGAGCTACTGTGGCGATTGGCGGCATGACCTGCGCTTCCTGCGCCAACACCATCACGGAACAGCTGAATAAGAAGGACTACATCTCCAACGTTGCAGTCAACTTGGTGGCTAACAACGCCACTATTGACTTTATCGTTGAAGGCAAGCAAGACGACATCGTTCAGTCCATTGAAGATATGGGCTATGATGCGACACTGGACAACGTATCAAAGGTCAAGACTGAGAATAAGGGCGCGCAAGAGAGGACGGTCCAGATCTCAATCAAGGGCCTCTACTGTCAACATTGCCCCAGCCGAGTAACGCATTCTCTCACATCCTTCACACACCGGCTAAAGGTTGTTTCCAAACCCACTCACGAGAAGCCACTCGTTACCGTCAAGTACACGCCCAGCGCGCCTTCGTTCACCATTCGGCAAATCCTATCCGCCATCGATGCCGCCGATCCCGCCTTCAAGGCATCGATCTACCACCCGCCCAGTCTCGAGGAGCGCTCAAAACTCATTACACAAAAGCACCAGCAGCAGCTCCTTAGACGAGTCTACTTGACGTTGGTCATCGCCATCCCGACTTTCATCATTGGTATTGTTTACATGAGTCTTGTCTCCGACACGGACAAGGGCAAGCACTACCTCATGAAGCCATGGGCTCTGGGCATCAACCGAGCCCAGATTGCACTGTTCGTCCTCGCGACGCCGGTTTACTTCTTTGGGGCCGACGTCTTCCACAGCAGAGCTATCAAGGAGATTAGGAACTTGTGGCGCAAGGGCAGCAAGACACCCATCCTTCGTCGATTCTACAAGTTTGGAAGCATGAATATGCTCATGTCGCTCGGGACAACCATTGCCTACCTTTCTTCTATTGGCCAGATGATTGCTGCCGCCATCAACAGACCTGCAAAGGTTGACGACACGCAGTTTTACTTTGACTCCGTCGTCTTCCTGACCCTTTTCCTGCTCCTGGGCCGTCTGATCGAATCGTACAGCAAGTCGAAAACTGGCGACGCAGTCGAGATGCTGGGCAAGCTGCGACCCACCACGGCTATCCTCGTCACCAAGGACTCCATTGGTAAGACCACCGACACCACTGTTGGCGTGGACATGCTCGAGTACGGAGACGTTGTGCGCGTGCCTCACGGTGCGTCGCCCGCCGCAGATGGAATCGTGGTGCAGGGCGAAGGCAGCTTCGACGAGTCCAGCTTGACAGGCGAGTCTCGCCTCATCAAAAAGGTACCTGGCGACGAGGTCCACGCAGGTACGGTCAACAAGGATTCCGCTATCCAGGTACGCATCACAGGTGCAGCGGGCGCCTCCATGCTGGACCGGATCGTCTCCATCGTTCGAGAGGGTCAGACAAAGAGGGCGCCGATGGAGCGCGTCGCCGACGTGCTGACGGCCTTCTTTGTCCCCATCATCACCCTGATTGCCGTAATCACATTCTTCACGTGGTTGATTCTCGGCTACGCAGGTGTCCTTCCTCGAGACTACCTCGACTCAGAGGGCGGATGGGCTGGCTTTGCGCTTCAGTTTGCCATTGCCGTCTTCGTCGTCGCCTGTCCCTGCGGTCTCGCTCTCGCAGCCCCCACAGCCATCTTTGTCGGCGGTGGTCTCGCGGCCAAGCATGGAATTCTCGCCAAGGGAGGAGGCGAGGCGTTTGAAAAGGCTAGCAACGTGGACGTGGTTGTCTTTGATAAGACGGGCACGCTCACCGTCGGCGGTGAGCCAAAGGTCACGGACGCCGGACTCTACCTCGAGGGGAGCAGCCTCGAGCGTGGCATGGTTTTGGCCACTTTGCGAGCGGTTGAGGAGAACAGTAGCCACCCTGTGGCAAAAGCCATCGTCTCCTACTGCACCTCGCAGACGGACGCCTGGGTCGACGTCGACAGCATCCAGGAACTGCCCGGCAAGGGCATGAAGGCCACGAACCGCGGAGCGAAGCCCGCCGAGGCATTTGACATGATCGTCGGCAACGAGTCGCTGATGCGCGATCACGTTGTCCACTTTGACGAAGGCGTGACGTCTCAACTGCAGAAATGGAAAAGCGAGGCTAAATCGGTCGCCTTGGTCGCTACTAGACCTACTGCTACTCCTTCTACCGGAACGTCAGATGACCACCCCTGGACCCTCGTCGCGGCGCTTTCTATCGCCGACCCCATCCGGCCTGAGGCAATCCGTATCATTAAGGCCCTCCACGAGCAAGGCACCCGCGTCTGGATGCTCTCGGGCGACAACGTCGTGACGGCAAAGGCCGTCGCGGACCTGGTGGGCATCGACCCGGACAACGTGCTCGCCGAGGTGCTTCCCTGGGAAAAGGCGGACAAGATCACCTACCTGCAATCGGTCCTCAAGGCGCGGGCAGGAACCGGGGGCGGGAGCGACGAGCACACGGGAAAGCGCGCCATGGTGGCCATGGTGGGCGATGGCATCAACGACTCGCCGGCGCTGACCAAGGCGGACGTGGGCATCGCgatcggcagcggcagcgacgTGGCTATCTCGAGCGCGGATTTCGTGCTGGTGACGAGCGACCTCCGGGCCGTGGTGACGCTGCTCGCGCTCAGCCGGACCGTGTTCAGGAGGATCAAGGTCAATTTCGGATGGGCTGTCATCTACAACCTGCTGGCGATCCCCATTGCCGCCGGGTGTTTGTACCCGATTGTCGTGAACGGCGGGCGGCAGCACGTGCGGCTGGATCCCGTGTGGGCCAGTCTCGCGATGGCGCTGTCTAGTATCAGTGTCGTGCTGAGTTCGTTGGCGTTGAGGAGTAAGGTGCCGTGGCTTGGGTTCCGGGCGAAGAAGATTGAGTAGGGAGGGTATGGCGGTTGTGCCGTGTATTACCACTTTGTTTGTTTACTAGAGGATACCTATGCGCTGGATAGAAAAGAGCATTGTTGATGGTCATTGAAGAAAAGTTACAAATACGATGAGATGCGCTTCACAATTTGAGTCTCAAATCCCTATGCTCGATCTCTTTGCAGAATAGCATTGGTGTGCTGTGCATATTGATGTGAAGCGAGACCAAATTAGTCGAGAATTATATGCGACACGCAAAAACGATAATCTCATGCGAAGCCCCAAATTAGATCTTACCAACTCAAAAGACAAAAATAACCGGAGAGATATGGTTATCCCATAACTTCAACAACTGCATCTAAAAATGGGTTAGGCATCTACCTTGGGACAAAAATATGGCGAAGATGTCGGTCTCCCGTTGTAAAGGACGGACAGCAATTGAAGTGGAGACTGTCCGGAGACGGCGAAGAGAAGTGGTCATGGGACGACAGGTATAAGATTCCAGCAACAGAGCAGTTGAATAGCATCTGGACCAATCATTCAAGCAATTGCTCCTTTCAACCTCATTGTTTTGAGTTGTTCTAACCATGACATCGTGATCTGTCCTTCAAATACGGACCGAACGACATGATTGGGCACTGACTATGGGAGCTGGTGAGTATCAGTATGGGGTGTAGTTGAATGGTGACGACGGAGAGCGGAAGCCGATGCCGTTACCGAGCGGATACCGCGTCCGCCGATTGCCGGGCAGGCCGACCGACAGCCTTGAATCAATGACACGGGCAGTGAGAGCATGAGGCGTGCCCGCCACCGATGAATGTAAAATGGTCAGAATCTGGGGCGAAAGAGGCTTGCATTTCCGGATGGTCGAGCACGCAATTCTGAGCCCAGACCAAAAGATTGCGGATTTGGTAAGCGGAGGTGCCCTGGGTGCACCGGTAGGCCCAAGGGAACGTGGAGGGAAGGGACGTCGAGTGGATCGGAAATGGTGCAATGTGGGGCCGTTGCAGACGGGTCCCGGTCGCTCATTGGCGCGCGATGGCGCAATTGTCCCCTAGTCGCAATTCTCCAAGCTTCAACAATTTCCAAACGCGaacaagcagcagcagcagcagcaaagcAGACAGCAATGCGCCTGCCACCAGACAGCAAGATGCCTGACAAATGCCCGTCTCTTATTGCCTGCTGTAATGGAGTCAATGGAGTGCGCTTCTCGGTTCCCGGTGCTGGCTAGCTAACCGTGCTTGAAAGGTGAGTGCCGGCTAGAGGGTCTCCTTTGCCGGTCCTGCTctcactttttttttttatatgcTCGGAACCTGTTCGGAGTCTCCCTAGACGAGAACATCTCTCGAACTTCTACCTctcttccttttttttttacctctCCTCACTTACAAACCTCAAGGTCCTCCTGGAACGAAGAAGCTCATCTCTCGTTCAGGTTGACGCAAGTGACTTGTACAACTTGCTCTTGAGTGTCCCAATTGTCTCTCAGTAGCAACCATTCTCTTGCGAGTGGTGAGGCTCTGTCTTCTGGTCCTCCGTGTATTTTGGACCATCTTTAATCACATATTCTTTGCTGTACTTATTCTCAATTCGTCCTCTCCAAAACCTCCCAAGATGCAGTTCAAGCAGCAAGAGAGTACGGGCTCTGCGGCCGTCGTTGACGCGAAGTCGTCGCCCTCGTCCGCCCCTCAGAAGAAGGCCTCTTCCACCCTTCCCTTTGGCCAGCCCGTGGCCCTCTCCTCCATCTCCGGTCCTACCTACGTGACGGCCCAGCTCCTCGTCCAGCAGGTCGCCTTCCTCCTCTCCGACAAGATCTTCTCCTACTCCGCTCCCACCTTTGACCTCGACGTCGCCGCAAAGGCATGGGCCGAGGCCAAAGAGCGCAACATCCACGGCGAGACCACCGACCTCGTCCAGCTCCAGACCAGGACCGGCGCCGGcgccctcgccctcggcTACATCTTCAGCCCCGACTTTGATCTGGCCAAGAGACACCTCCCCCAGACCCTGCTCGCCCCTACGCTGAGCTTGAAGAACCTCCGCGGCGCATTGGACCAGCTGAGCCTGTTGTACGGCGTCGCCTCCCCCTTCGTCGCCCACGTCGCAGCTCTCGACTACGATGCCGCCAACGGCCTCGTCTCCGACTACGACACCGCGCTGCGCACCGCCGAGGACCTTGGCCTCGGCTTGGTTGCCAGCTCCAGCGCCTACGAAACTCAGCACATGGCCCTCTTCGCCACCCTCATGGCCGCCCTGATGCCCACGCTGCACATCTACGATGGTGTCAGACTCGCCCGCGAGACCTCTCGCGTCGTTGGCGCCCTCAGCCAGAGCGGCATCGCTGACCTCTACAACAACATCACTTCCGAGTCCACTGGTGTCTCTGAGAGGGCCGCGATCTCTTCCAAGGTCGCCGGCCTGTTGGACGTCTTCAACAAGCACCTCGACCCCACCGAGGACCACGAGAGCCAGCACACCGCGCTCCTGGCCACTCTCATGACCGCCCTCACCCCCAACCTGGGAGTCGAGGACGGCGTCAAGCTCGCTAAGCAGACCCTCAA encodes:
- a CDS encoding heavy metal translocating P-type ATPase; translation: MDDGRHPRITTSFLLANLHCPSCVSSIQQALRESSSHDVIWVSPNIVTSVVTIEHRHTPTPDITIRCMAKSLQDAGFEICGVTTTAATEFDMDTITFTQPDSGVMDINAGAHSGGALDGLLSFAPKWSSDSPEAQREAHLLNCKQCRDSEDSGASTADLLNSHVNSVRSSLYNGLDSVTAMASGGSKWRVTLSVGGMTCASCVNTISEELNKQEWIDNATVNLVTNSATVDIRDKSNASKVAEAIEDMGYDASLDSVTEYAEPGDDFSGDESDEKKWRATVAIGGMTCASCANTITEQLNKKDYISNVAVNLVANNATIDFIVEGKQDDIVQSIEDMGYDATLDNVSKVKTENKGAQERTVQISIKGLYCQHCPSRVTHSLTSFTHRLKVVSKPTHEKPLVTVKYTPSAPSFTIRQILSAIDAADPAFKASIYHPPSLEERSKLITQKHQQQLLRRVYLTLVIAIPTFIIGIVYMSLVSDTDKGKHYLMKPWALGINRAQIALFVLATPVYFFGADVFHSRAIKEIRNLWRKGSKTPILRRFYKFGSMNMLMSLGTTIAYLSSIGQMIAAAINRPAKVDDTQFYFDSVVFLTLFLLLGRLIESYSKSKTGDAVEMLGKLRPTTAILVTKDSIGKTTDTTVGVDMLEYGDVVRVPHGASPAADGIVVQGEGSFDESSLTGESRLIKKVPGDEVHAGTVNKDSAIQVRITGAAGASMLDRIVSIVREGQTKRAPMERVADVLTAFFVPIITLIAVITFFTWLILGYAGVLPRDYLDSEGGWAGFALQFAIAVFVVACPCGLALAAPTAIFVGGGLAAKHGILAKGGGEAFEKASNVDVVVFDKTGTLTVGGEPKVTDAGLYLEGSSLERGMVLATLRAVEENSSHPVAKAIVSYCTSQTDAWVDVDSIQELPGKGMKATNRGAKPAEAFDMIVGNESLMRDHVVHFDEGVTSQLQKWKSEAKSVALVATRPTATPSTGTSDDHPWTLVAALSIADPIRPEAIRIIKALHEQGTRVWMLSGDNVVTAKAVADLVGIDPDNVLAEVLPWEKADKITYLQSVLKARAGTGGGSDEHTGKRAMVAMVGDGINDSPALTKADVGIAIGSGSDVAISSADFVLVTSDLRAVVTLLALSRTVFRRIKVNFGWAVIYNLLAIPIAAGCLYPIVVNGGRQHVRLDPVWASLAMALSSISVVLSSLALRSKVPWLGFRAKKIE